The Fibrobacter sp. UWR2 genome contains a region encoding:
- the leuC gene encoding 3-isopropylmalate dehydratase large subunit yields the protein MGKSLYQKIFESHTVAKLPSGQCQLFIGLHLCHEVTSPQAFAQLREEGQKVLFPERTFATVDHIIPTTFPERNRPLKDGISEEMFSHIENNTKNNGIKFFGPATAEQGVIHIVGPEEGVTQPGMTVACGDSHTATHGAFGAIAFGIGTSQVADVLATQTLAMSPLKTRRIKFTGKLKPGVTAKDVALAYIAKLGVNGGVGYAYEFAGPVIEEMGMEGRMTVCNMAIEGGARVGYCNPDEKTFEYLKGRPYAPKADKWDEAVAYWKSVATDADAQFDDEVEINCDNLEPMVTWGITPAQAIPLNGNMPKISEFEGSEKKVISEAYEYMGWEEGSKMIGRPIDIAFVGSCTNGRLSDLQAAAEIIKGHKVAPTVKMWVVPGSMKIKVEAEALGLDKIFKEAGAEWREAGCSLCLAMNPDKLKGRQVSASSSNRNFKGRQGSPSGRTILMSPAMVAAAAIEGCVTDVRKYIK from the coding sequence ATGGGAAAATCACTCTATCAGAAGATTTTTGAAAGCCACACGGTAGCAAAGCTCCCGAGCGGCCAGTGCCAGCTCTTTATCGGGCTCCACCTCTGCCACGAAGTCACGAGCCCGCAGGCTTTTGCGCAGCTCCGCGAAGAAGGCCAGAAGGTGCTGTTCCCGGAACGCACTTTCGCCACGGTCGACCACATTATCCCGACCACCTTCCCGGAACGCAACCGCCCGCTCAAGGACGGCATTTCCGAAGAGATGTTCTCCCACATTGAAAACAACACCAAGAACAACGGCATCAAGTTCTTTGGCCCCGCTACCGCCGAACAGGGCGTTATCCACATCGTGGGCCCCGAAGAAGGCGTGACCCAGCCGGGTATGACCGTTGCCTGCGGTGACTCTCACACGGCAACACACGGTGCCTTCGGTGCTATCGCATTCGGTATCGGCACAAGCCAGGTGGCAGACGTTTTGGCCACCCAGACGCTCGCCATGAGCCCGCTCAAGACTCGCCGCATCAAGTTCACCGGCAAGCTCAAGCCGGGTGTGACCGCCAAGGATGTCGCCCTCGCCTACATCGCCAAGCTTGGCGTGAACGGTGGCGTTGGCTACGCTTACGAATTTGCAGGCCCGGTCATCGAAGAAATGGGCATGGAAGGCCGTATGACGGTCTGCAACATGGCTATCGAAGGCGGCGCCCGCGTCGGTTACTGCAACCCCGACGAAAAGACTTTCGAATACCTCAAGGGCCGTCCGTACGCCCCGAAGGCCGACAAGTGGGACGAAGCAGTCGCTTACTGGAAGTCCGTTGCTACCGACGCCGACGCCCAGTTTGACGACGAAGTTGAAATCAACTGCGACAACCTCGAACCGATGGTCACCTGGGGTATCACTCCGGCTCAGGCCATCCCGCTCAACGGCAACATGCCGAAGATTAGCGAATTCGAAGGCAGCGAAAAGAAGGTCATCTCCGAAGCTTATGAATACATGGGCTGGGAAGAAGGTTCCAAGATGATTGGCCGCCCCATCGATATCGCGTTCGTGGGTAGCTGCACCAACGGCCGCCTCAGCGACTTGCAGGCCGCCGCCGAAATCATCAAGGGCCACAAGGTCGCCCCGACCGTGAAGATGTGGGTCGTTCCGGGCTCCATGAAGATCAAGGTGGAAGCCGAAGCTCTCGGTCTCGACAAGATTTTCAAGGAAGCCGGTGCCGAATGGCGCGAAGCGGGCTGCTCGCTCTGCCTCGCCATGAACCCGGACAAGCTCAAGGGCCGCCAGGTGAGCGCAAGCTCCAGCAACCGTAACTTCAAGGGCCGTCAGGGCAGCCCCTCGGGCCGCACCATCCTCATGAGCCCCGCCATGGTGGCCGCTGCCGCCATCGAAGGCTGTGTCACCGACGTCCGCAAGTACATCAAGTAA
- a CDS encoding 3-isopropylmalate dehydratase small subunit 2, whose product MNSIDIVKGSGVPVRGNDIDTDRIIPARFLKCVTFEGLGDNAFADDIAGLAAQGKVHPFRDPAYKNGSILVSNQNFGCGSSREHAPQALKRWGIRAIIAESYSEIFFGNCVAIGVPCYKVSHEVADKILAWIEAHPSEELVTSTESRTLKMGDETIELTLADGPRGQFLDGSWHARSALMANADKVQELASKLPYMQFLK is encoded by the coding sequence ATGAATTCTATCGACATTGTTAAAGGTTCCGGCGTTCCTGTACGCGGCAACGACATCGACACTGACCGTATCATCCCGGCACGCTTCCTCAAGTGCGTCACGTTCGAAGGCCTCGGCGACAACGCCTTTGCCGACGATATCGCTGGCCTCGCCGCCCAGGGCAAGGTCCACCCGTTCCGCGATCCGGCCTACAAGAACGGTTCCATCCTCGTTTCGAACCAGAACTTCGGTTGCGGTTCCAGCCGTGAACACGCACCGCAGGCTCTCAAGCGTTGGGGCATCCGCGCCATCATCGCCGAAAGCTACTCCGAAATCTTCTTCGGTAACTGCGTTGCCATTGGCGTGCCTTGCTACAAGGTGAGCCACGAAGTGGCCGACAAGATTCTCGCCTGGATCGAAGCACACCCGAGTGAAGAACTAGTGACGAGCACCGAAAGCCGCACGCTCAAGATGGGCGACGAAACCATCGAGCTCACGCTTGCCGACGGCCCCCGCGGTCAGTTCCTCGACGGCTCCTGGCACGCACGCTCCGCCCTCATGGCCAACGCCGACAAGGTGCAGGAACTCGCCAGCAAGCTGCCGTATATGCAGTTCCTTAAGTAA
- a CDS encoding murein L,D-transpeptidase family protein, whose protein sequence is MFTSPINNILVEKAKRQMHLRNGENIVKTYRISLGKNPVGAKVKSGDNKTPEGNYTIEWHNPKSKFHLSLKISYPNAEQIKAAKEGNYELGGDIMIHGYPNKVPAFLFKFWHKWKDWTAGCIAVTNDEIEEIYDAVKDGTPITILP, encoded by the coding sequence ATGTTCACCTCCCCCATCAACAACATTCTCGTAGAAAAGGCAAAACGCCAAATGCACTTGCGCAACGGCGAGAATATCGTCAAGACGTACAGGATTTCGCTGGGCAAGAATCCCGTGGGAGCGAAGGTCAAATCCGGAGACAACAAGACGCCCGAGGGCAATTACACCATCGAGTGGCATAATCCTAAAAGCAAGTTTCATTTATCGCTGAAGATTTCGTACCCGAACGCAGAGCAAATCAAGGCCGCAAAAGAAGGCAACTACGAGCTCGGCGGCGACATCATGATCCACGGCTACCCGAACAAGGTTCCTGCATTCCTCTTTAAATTCTGGCACAAGTGGAAAGACTGGACTGCCGGCTGCATCGCCGTCACGAACGACGAAATCGAGGAAATCTACGACGCCGTCAAGGACGGAACTCCAATAACCATTCTGCCATAG
- a CDS encoding PH domain-containing protein has product MDNELTLLIGKDEKILYAGKPDKTCFIFECIFNPLLPFAAIWAAIDFGVIGAAFTADKSENMAFFMVPFMLLHLMPVWLYLGGALLSFRRYRNTAYIVTDKAIYASGGIFARTYKSKPFAELSHVDLHRGIFDQWFGVGDIITTSAQANPATMNGRRTSTNAGISIDSVADYAEVYKLVKQLQEDIYTDVMYPNDLRPKENHGYKSKYMG; this is encoded by the coding sequence ATGGATAACGAACTGACGCTTTTGATAGGGAAGGATGAAAAGATCCTTTATGCCGGCAAGCCGGACAAGACGTGCTTCATCTTCGAATGCATTTTCAATCCGCTGCTCCCGTTTGCTGCGATTTGGGCTGCTATAGATTTTGGCGTTATTGGGGCTGCGTTTACGGCTGACAAGTCTGAAAACATGGCATTCTTCATGGTGCCCTTTATGCTGCTCCACCTGATGCCGGTCTGGCTCTATCTGGGCGGGGCTCTGCTCTCGTTCCGGCGGTACCGCAATACGGCCTACATCGTCACGGACAAGGCCATCTATGCCTCCGGCGGCATTTTCGCCAGGACATACAAGTCAAAGCCGTTCGCGGAACTTTCGCACGTGGACCTGCACCGCGGCATTTTTGACCAGTGGTTTGGCGTGGGCGACATCATCACGACCTCCGCGCAGGCCAATCCCGCAACGATGAATGGGCGTAGGACTTCTACCAACGCGGGCATTTCCATCGACAGCGTCGCCGATTATGCAGAGGTGTACAAGCTCGTGAAGCAACTGCAGGAGGACATCTACACCGATGTGATGTACCCCAACGACCTGCGCCCCAAGGAAAACCACGGGTATAAGTCAAAGTATATGGGGTAG
- a CDS encoding M43 family zinc metalloprotease has product MKPNLLPNLLFLLSLSLLAAGCSQVVSNPAKGELDDDGFYYTDVDWVFSEWTLPEYFHAEFFDSVKYLPPPEENIIPIPDDGWWLVELNETSSKIYGGFFIGSEDGVARYMLSMDKVDGEPPLLAPTADYYAEGEPMMEITALIEPIEYEDRLFYPIESSILDTSFVFSRIRLYNRDGTPYRDTVDNVLVVGSKQETYSLEFSANIILAGKYMGTSDGASLEELVEKIRDRLNKALNPGGVNVKELNILYAKDHPRAADAFPESEQFVVDRDASLDALDLLAKWPGHEGEISFVLGYYVQDDSDEDGAVAGFSASPGAIYNGDSDSFADIIVISSHIKNGRWNEDLSSTGVANTAIHELGHFFGLSHTTEFGGYAFDNLDDTPECPDLQNSEQRMNKCPDRHYLMFPKEPLDWEYSTFTPQQMDVIRQYLSMHQHK; this is encoded by the coding sequence ATGAAACCGAATCTGTTGCCCAATTTGCTCTTCTTGCTTTCCTTGAGCCTGCTTGCCGCAGGCTGTTCGCAGGTTGTCTCTAACCCTGCCAAAGGTGAACTCGATGACGACGGTTTCTACTACACCGATGTCGACTGGGTATTTTCGGAATGGACTCTTCCTGAATATTTCCACGCCGAATTTTTCGATTCCGTAAAATACCTCCCCCCACCCGAAGAGAATATCATCCCTATTCCGGATGACGGTTGGTGGCTCGTCGAACTGAATGAGACTAGCAGTAAGATTTATGGAGGCTTCTTCATCGGCAGTGAAGACGGTGTTGCACGCTACATGCTTAGCATGGATAAGGTTGACGGGGAGCCTCCCCTGCTCGCACCTACGGCCGATTACTATGCAGAGGGAGAACCTATGATGGAAATAACGGCCCTGATAGAACCTATAGAATATGAGGACCGCCTATTTTATCCGATAGAATCTAGCATTCTGGATACTAGCTTTGTCTTTTCGCGCATTCGCCTGTACAACAGGGACGGAACGCCTTATCGGGATACGGTAGACAACGTGCTGGTAGTCGGCAGTAAACAGGAAACCTACTCGCTGGAATTCAGTGCGAACATCATTCTTGCAGGCAAGTATATGGGCACAAGCGACGGAGCATCCCTGGAGGAACTTGTCGAAAAGATTAGGGATCGCCTGAACAAGGCGCTCAACCCGGGCGGCGTGAACGTGAAGGAACTCAATATCCTCTATGCCAAGGATCACCCGCGTGCAGCGGACGCCTTCCCCGAATCAGAACAGTTTGTCGTCGATAGGGATGCATCCTTGGATGCCCTAGACTTACTTGCCAAATGGCCCGGTCACGAAGGCGAGATAAGTTTCGTCCTGGGGTACTATGTACAGGACGATTCGGACGAAGACGGTGCGGTTGCCGGTTTCTCGGCTTCTCCTGGAGCAATTTATAACGGAGATTCCGATAGTTTTGCCGACATTATTGTCATTTCCTCACATATAAAAAATGGACGGTGGAATGAAGACCTCTCCAGCACGGGAGTTGCGAACACGGCCATTCATGAACTGGGCCATTTCTTTGGGCTCAGCCACACCACGGAATTTGGCGGTTACGCATTCGACAATCTGGACGACACTCCGGAATGCCCGGACTTGCAGAATAGCGAGCAGCGCATGAACAAGTGCCCGGACCGGCATTACCTCATGTTCCCGAAGGAACCGCTGGACTGGGAATATTCGACATTTACGCCGCAACAGATGGATGTTATCCGCCAGTACCTTTCGATGCACCAGCATAAATAA
- a CDS encoding superoxide dismutase, which produces MTEQKNGKFEMPALPYAAADLAPALSAETIEFHYGKHLQTYLNNLNAALPGSAFEGKSLEDIVKTAEGGVFNNAGQFLNHSMYFLQFAVPKSGNAPTGKIAEAIARDFGSFEKFQEEFQAKGAGLFGSGWVWLSADASGKLVITQEGNAQNPLTKGLKPLLTFDVWEHAYYIDYRNRRPDYLKALWSIVNWDEVNKRLG; this is translated from the coding sequence ATGACCGAACAGAAAAACGGAAAATTTGAAATGCCCGCCCTCCCGTATGCAGCGGCGGACCTGGCCCCGGCCCTCAGCGCCGAAACCATCGAGTTCCACTACGGCAAGCACCTGCAGACCTACCTGAACAACTTGAACGCGGCGCTTCCGGGCAGCGCCTTCGAAGGCAAGTCCCTCGAAGACATCGTGAAGACTGCCGAAGGCGGCGTTTTCAACAACGCGGGCCAGTTCCTGAACCACTCCATGTATTTCTTGCAGTTTGCCGTCCCGAAGTCCGGCAACGCCCCGACCGGTAAGATCGCGGAAGCCATCGCACGCGATTTCGGCTCCTTCGAGAAGTTCCAGGAAGAATTCCAGGCGAAGGGTGCGGGCCTCTTCGGTTCCGGCTGGGTCTGGCTCTCCGCCGATGCAAGCGGCAAGCTCGTGATTACGCAGGAAGGCAACGCCCAAAACCCGCTCACCAAGGGCCTCAAGCCGCTCCTCACGTTCGACGTCTGGGAACATGCCTACTACATCGACTACCGTAACCGCCGTCCGGACTACCTCAAGGCGCTCTGGAGCATCGTCAACTGGGACGAAGTCAACAAGCGCCTCGGCTAG
- a CDS encoding exo-beta-N-acetylmuramidase NamZ domain-containing protein: MVSLALSRFEKVFPENLKGKRLGAVLHPASVLPDLHYTLDLLKEYDGKLFKLSALFGPQHGIKGHTQDNMIEWEGYTDPELGIPVYSLYGEHREPTPEMLSHVDMMLVDLQDVGARYYTFIWTLFLCMKACEKAGIPVIVVDRPNPINCIDEEGPILDLNYTSFVGLHSIRTRHAKTIGELAVQFKEERFPKCELYVLEMEGYDKKMWYDQTGLPWILPSPNMPTLDTAIVYPGMCLFEATNVSEGRGTTRPFEIFGAPFIDAVKLCKYMNGLNLPGVYFRENYFQPTFHKGAGQICGGAQIHVLDRDKFRSFDMAVKLLQYIFNEYPNDFAWKQPPYEYEFKKLPIDILLGNGTFRRDYIETSI, translated from the coding sequence ATGGTTTCACTTGCACTTTCACGTTTTGAAAAAGTCTTCCCCGAAAATCTTAAAGGCAAGCGCCTCGGCGCGGTCCTTCACCCGGCATCCGTCCTCCCGGACCTGCACTATACCCTCGACCTCCTCAAGGAATACGACGGCAAGCTCTTCAAGCTTTCTGCGCTTTTTGGCCCGCAGCACGGCATCAAGGGCCACACCCAGGACAACATGATCGAGTGGGAAGGCTACACCGACCCCGAACTGGGAATTCCCGTCTATAGCCTGTACGGCGAACACCGTGAACCCACCCCCGAAATGCTCAGCCACGTGGACATGATGCTCGTAGACCTGCAGGATGTCGGTGCACGCTACTACACGTTTATCTGGACACTTTTCCTGTGCATGAAGGCCTGCGAGAAGGCCGGAATCCCCGTCATCGTGGTGGACCGCCCGAACCCCATCAACTGTATCGACGAGGAAGGCCCGATCTTGGACCTGAACTACACGAGTTTCGTGGGCCTGCACAGCATCCGCACGCGCCACGCGAAGACCATCGGCGAACTGGCGGTGCAGTTCAAGGAAGAGCGCTTCCCCAAGTGCGAACTCTACGTGCTCGAGATGGAAGGCTACGACAAGAAAATGTGGTACGACCAGACAGGGCTCCCGTGGATTCTGCCGAGCCCGAACATGCCCACGCTCGATACCGCCATCGTTTACCCCGGCATGTGTCTGTTCGAGGCAACCAACGTGAGCGAAGGCCGCGGCACCACGCGCCCCTTCGAGATTTTCGGCGCACCGTTTATCGATGCTGTCAAGCTCTGCAAGTACATGAACGGATTGAATTTGCCCGGCGTGTACTTCCGCGAGAACTACTTCCAGCCCACGTTCCACAAGGGCGCAGGCCAGATTTGCGGGGGAGCGCAGATTCACGTGCTCGACCGCGACAAGTTCCGCAGTTTCGATATGGCGGTGAAGCTCTTGCAGTACATCTTCAACGAGTACCCGAACGATTTCGCCTGGAAGCAGCCGCCCTACGAATATGAATTCAAGAAGTTGCCCATCGACATCCTGCTCGGCAACGGCACGTTTAGACGAGACTATATAGAAACAAGCATTTAA
- a CDS encoding single-stranded DNA-binding protein, with protein MAYLNKVMLIGNIGKDPEVRMSQTGGRKRVSFSLATSRRYRDNNGEQKEQTDWHNIVGWGKIADIVEQLGIRKGMSLYVEGSLTNRSWTDQNGQKRYATEVNMDTFQLLTPRGQGGAPSAGQGSYNQSNSYAPAQNSAPVYDAPMDGDGDDLPF; from the coding sequence ATGGCTTATTTAAACAAAGTGATGCTCATTGGCAATATTGGTAAGGACCCCGAAGTTCGCATGAGCCAGACCGGTGGACGCAAGCGCGTCTCCTTCTCCCTCGCAACAAGCCGCCGCTACCGCGACAACAATGGCGAACAGAAGGAACAGACTGACTGGCACAACATTGTCGGCTGGGGCAAGATTGCCGATATCGTCGAACAGCTCGGCATCCGCAAGGGCATGAGCCTCTACGTGGAAGGTTCCCTCACCAACCGCAGCTGGACCGACCAGAACGGTCAGAAGCGTTACGCTACCGAAGTCAACATGGACACCTTCCAGCTCCTGACCCCGCGTGGCCAGGGCGGCGCTCCCAGCGCAGGCCAGGGTTCCTACAACCAGTCGAACAGCTACGCCCCCGCCCAGAACTCGGCTCCCGTCTACGATGCCCCGATGGATGGTGACGGCGACGACCTGCCGTTCTAA
- a CDS encoding aspartate-semialdehyde dehydrogenase: MIRNVAIMGATGAVGQEILSILEERNFPLQSLKLLASERSAGKEFKFKGETLKCEVLNKDSFKGIDLVLSSAGAAISQEFAPIAVENGAVVVDNTSFFRMDPKVPLVVPEVNPEDIKLYKAENGGKGIIANPNCTTIMMVVVLNPIEKISHIKKIHISSYQSASGAGAIAMEELKQQYKDIIETGTTTHIAKFPFQLAYNVIPQIDKMTENDYTKEEMKMFNETRKIMHSDVRTSATCVRVSSLRSHSESVWFETERPVSVEEIRNALKNAPGVTLKDDPQNYVYPMPLESAGKDNVFVGRIRKDLADDNSNTLWLTGDQIRKGAALNAVQIGEILAKGV; this comes from the coding sequence ATGATTCGCAACGTAGCCATCATGGGTGCCACTGGCGCCGTAGGCCAAGAAATCCTCTCCATCCTCGAAGAGCGCAATTTCCCGCTGCAGAGCCTGAAGCTCCTCGCCTCCGAACGTAGCGCTGGCAAGGAATTCAAGTTCAAGGGCGAAACGCTCAAGTGCGAAGTCCTGAACAAGGATTCCTTCAAGGGTATCGACCTGGTGCTCAGCTCCGCCGGTGCCGCGATTTCCCAGGAATTCGCCCCCATCGCCGTCGAGAACGGCGCCGTGGTCGTCGACAACACGAGCTTCTTCCGCATGGACCCGAAGGTCCCGCTGGTCGTTCCGGAAGTGAACCCCGAAGACATCAAGCTCTACAAGGCTGAAAACGGCGGCAAGGGCATTATCGCCAACCCGAACTGCACGACCATCATGATGGTCGTGGTGCTCAACCCCATCGAGAAGATTTCTCACATCAAGAAGATTCACATTTCTTCTTACCAGAGCGCGAGCGGCGCAGGTGCCATCGCCATGGAAGAACTCAAGCAGCAGTACAAGGACATCATCGAGACGGGTACCACCACGCACATCGCGAAGTTCCCGTTCCAGCTCGCGTACAACGTGATTCCGCAGATCGACAAGATGACGGAAAACGACTACACGAAGGAAGAAATGAAAATGTTCAACGAAACGCGCAAGATCATGCACTCCGACGTCCGTACGAGCGCTACCTGCGTGCGCGTGAGTTCTCTCCGTTCCCACTCTGAATCCGTGTGGTTCGAAACGGAACGTCCGGTTTCTGTCGAAGAAATCCGTAACGCCCTCAAGAACGCCCCGGGCGTGACCCTCAAGGACGACCCGCAGAACTACGTCTATCCCATGCCGCTCGAAAGTGCCGGCAAGGACAACGTGTTCGTTGGCCGTATCCGCAAGGACCTCGCCGACGACAACAGCAACACGCTGTGGCTCACCGGTGACCAGATCCGCAAGGGCGCTGCCTTGAACGCTGTTCAAATCGGTGAGATACTTGCTAAGGGTGTGTAA
- a CDS encoding FISUMP domain-containing protein: protein MASSMFSVGCDLTDSDDESFQEKPEGYEGRKSSAKDDSSSSKTNSSSSAKSSSSQKATSSSSGVNGVYNRDDNTMTDLRTGHTYKTVKLDGKIWMAENINNDGLCYDEDKSNCKKYGSFNSSCPDGWYVPSEKEWRSMFESIGGIDSAGYYLKSKTGWSGDSNGVDKYGFAVLPAGYRSHHGYGDYYEDNFVGLGTTTKIRTSSTSTGYATICVVFNQRDSASFTSFSKYDLCYTRCVKEFEPDDVPIKYGSMTDERDGKTYRTEEVGDFTLMAEPLRYTGPDPSNPDTLLKPRCNEDSTRCLYRYEVALQGDYTSYLVQGLCPSGWHIPSLHEKDLMRASLQDMFSSEFEIDHYLYPDTGSYDFFLSSIRYYGYRGRNDTLPYLFGRVTGYSLKNGDVRCIKDKHVQRYGEVVDSRDGNAYRTVSVGNTEWMVDNLRFVADSSFCAYEESSEIIVQGDSCNVFGRFYCDAHTDDICPEGWRLPKESDMDNLSRIYPSTSGWQSTQFWSLDSSGFNRNTNYSGTNETGLNLLPTGYIQLDSIAESVYFAKRVELKLDTAVYEMYAHDFSTAPDTLYILRDMRYIKQRCYPIRCVRD, encoded by the coding sequence ATGGCGTCCAGCATGTTTTCTGTCGGCTGTGACCTGACGGACTCCGACGACGAATCCTTCCAGGAGAAGCCTGAAGGATACGAAGGTCGAAAATCTTCTGCGAAGGACGACTCGTCCTCTTCAAAGACGAACTCAAGTTCTTCGGCAAAATCCAGTTCCTCGCAAAAGGCGACATCGTCCTCTTCTGGCGTAAACGGGGTATACAACAGGGACGACAATACGATGACTGACCTTCGCACGGGTCACACGTATAAGACTGTCAAGCTGGATGGTAAAATCTGGATGGCGGAGAACATTAACAACGACGGCCTGTGTTACGACGAAGATAAATCGAATTGCAAAAAATACGGCTCGTTTAATTCGTCATGTCCGGACGGGTGGTACGTGCCTTCCGAAAAAGAATGGAGAAGCATGTTCGAGTCCATTGGCGGAATCGACAGCGCGGGCTACTATTTGAAATCAAAGACCGGGTGGAGCGGCGATTCGAACGGCGTGGACAAATATGGATTTGCGGTTCTGCCTGCAGGGTACCGTTCTCATCATGGTTATGGAGATTACTATGAAGATAATTTTGTCGGTTTGGGAACGACAACAAAGATAAGGACGTCTTCGACTTCGACGGGATATGCGACAATCTGTGTTGTATTTAATCAGAGAGATTCGGCCAGCTTTACGAGTTTTTCAAAGTATGATTTGTGCTACACCCGTTGTGTCAAGGAGTTCGAACCGGACGATGTGCCGATCAAGTACGGTTCGATGACCGATGAACGTGATGGAAAAACTTATCGGACGGAAGAAGTGGGGGATTTTACACTCATGGCCGAGCCCTTACGCTACACGGGCCCGGATCCGAGCAATCCTGACACTTTACTAAAACCTAGGTGTAATGAAGATTCTACGAGATGCCTGTACAGGTATGAGGTCGCGCTGCAAGGGGACTATACGTCGTACCTGGTGCAAGGGCTGTGTCCCTCCGGCTGGCATATTCCGTCTTTACATGAAAAGGACCTGATGAGGGCCTCTCTGCAGGATATGTTCTCGTCGGAATTTGAAATTGACCACTATCTTTATCCCGATACGGGATCTTATGACTTTTTCTTGTCATCCATTAGATACTATGGCTATCGCGGCCGCAACGACACCCTTCCGTACTTGTTTGGCCGTGTTACAGGCTATTCGCTGAAAAATGGTGATGTTCGCTGCATCAAGGATAAGCATGTCCAACGTTATGGAGAAGTTGTTGATTCAAGGGATGGCAATGCCTACCGCACAGTGTCCGTCGGTAATACTGAATGGATGGTGGACAACCTGAGATTTGTGGCGGATTCCAGTTTTTGCGCGTATGAGGAATCGTCTGAAATCATAGTGCAAGGGGATTCCTGCAATGTCTTTGGACGGTTCTATTGTGATGCGCATACCGATGACATCTGCCCCGAAGGATGGCGCCTTCCCAAAGAATCGGACATGGACAATTTAAGCAGAATTTACCCCTCGACGTCCGGTTGGCAATCTACGCAGTTCTGGTCTTTGGATTCAAGTGGATTTAATAGGAATACAAATTATTCTGGTACAAATGAAACTGGATTAAACCTGCTGCCCACAGGCTATATACAGTTGGATTCAATTGCTGAAAGTGTTTATTTTGCAAAGAGGGTTGAATTAAAATTGGATACTGCCGTATATGAAATGTATGCGCATGACTTCAGCACAGCACCAGATACGCTCTATATTCTAAGAGACATGCGGTATATAAAACAAAGGTGCTACCCAATCCGCTGTGTGCGTGACTGA
- a CDS encoding aminopeptidase: MTDPRITKLAENLINNSIALKPGENILIETTDTPDEVSTELIKAVEKAGGNAFVRNSKSRVRRQMLLSASEAQMKLDAELALAEMKKMQAYIAIRGADNFMENCDVSDEKMLMYRKMTKETLDYRVNKTRWCVLRWPNASMAQGAKMSTEAFEDFYFKACLADYPKMGKAAQSLIDLMNKTDKVRLVAKDTDITFSIKGIPAVPCCGNMNIPDGEVYTAPVQGSIEGVIHYNTPTLYEGKQFSNIRLVFKQGKIVEATCETGDNAQLNAILDTDEGARYVGEFAIGFNPFVNAPMCDILFDEKIAGSIHFTPGMCYEDAPNGNNSAIHWDLVLIMRPEYGGGEIWFDDKLIRKDGLFVVDELKCLNPDQLGV, translated from the coding sequence ATGACAGATCCGCGTATTACAAAACTTGCCGAAAATCTCATCAACAATTCCATTGCCCTCAAGCCGGGCGAAAACATCCTCATCGAAACGACAGACACCCCCGACGAAGTCTCTACCGAACTCATCAAGGCTGTCGAGAAGGCGGGCGGAAACGCCTTTGTGCGCAATTCCAAGAGCCGCGTGCGCCGCCAGATGCTCCTTTCTGCAAGCGAAGCGCAGATGAAGCTCGATGCGGAACTTGCGCTTGCCGAAATGAAGAAGATGCAGGCCTACATCGCCATCCGCGGGGCCGACAACTTCATGGAAAACTGCGACGTGAGCGACGAGAAGATGCTCATGTACCGCAAGATGACTAAGGAAACGCTCGATTACCGCGTGAACAAGACGCGCTGGTGCGTACTCCGCTGGCCGAACGCCTCCATGGCGCAGGGCGCTAAGATGAGTACCGAGGCGTTCGAAGACTTCTATTTCAAGGCTTGTCTGGCTGATTATCCCAAGATGGGCAAGGCGGCACAGAGCCTTATCGACCTCATGAACAAGACGGACAAGGTGCGCCTTGTCGCCAAGGATACCGACATCACGTTCAGCATTAAGGGAATCCCTGCGGTGCCGTGCTGCGGCAACATGAACATCCCCGACGGCGAAGTCTATACGGCGCCGGTGCAGGGGAGCATCGAGGGCGTTATCCACTACAATACCCCCACGCTCTACGAAGGCAAGCAGTTCAGCAACATCCGCCTTGTGTTCAAGCAGGGCAAGATTGTCGAAGCCACCTGCGAAACAGGTGACAACGCGCAGCTCAACGCCATCCTCGATACCGACGAGGGCGCACGCTACGTGGGCGAGTTCGCCATCGGTTTCAACCCGTTCGTGAACGCGCCGATGTGCGACATCCTCTTCGACGAGAAGATTGCCGGCTCCATCCACTTTACGCCGGGCATGTGTTACGAAGATGCCCCGAACGGCAACAATTCCGCCATCCACTGGGACCTGGTGCTCATCATGCGCCCGGAATACGGCGGCGGCGAAATCTGGTTCGACGACAAGCTCATCCGTAAGGACGGCCTGTTCGTGGTTGACGAACTCAAGTGCCTGAATCCCGACCAGCTGGGAGTGTGA